In the genome of Croceimicrobium hydrocarbonivorans, one region contains:
- a CDS encoding DUF4199 domain-containing protein — translation MNRANFRGARDFGIYMLIINLLYIIIGYTVSLDLLTSFFGGLLLMLATAIMEVLASLKVRKDNGGILSFKDAFTSVILVFLIAVIPTSLLTYVLFNFIDPEITELVKERSIEATISLLEKFNTPQEQIDIAVEEALKQDQFSLTSITKSLLYRFIGVSLFGLIVAAIVKKKSEELDIASEG, via the coding sequence ATGAATAGAGCTAATTTTCGAGGCGCTCGAGATTTTGGCATTTATATGCTCATTATCAACCTCCTATATATAATAATTGGGTATACCGTTTCACTTGATCTATTAACAAGTTTTTTTGGAGGCTTACTTTTGATGCTAGCAACAGCAATTATGGAGGTCCTTGCCTCTTTGAAAGTAAGGAAGGATAATGGCGGTATTCTTAGTTTTAAAGATGCTTTTACATCAGTAATTTTAGTTTTTTTAATTGCCGTAATTCCTACGAGCCTTTTAACTTATGTGCTGTTCAATTTTATAGATCCTGAGATAACTGAATTGGTAAAGGAACGCTCTATTGAAGCAACCATTTCACTGCTTGAGAAATTTAATACTCCGCAAGAACAGATTGATATAGCTGTTGAAGAGGCACTTAAACAAGACCAATTTTCCCTGACATCTATCACTAAGTCACTTTTGTACCGCTTTATTGGGGTGTCCCTATTTGGACTAATCGTGGCGGCGATCGTTAAAAAGAAATCAGAGGAATTAGATATTGCTTCAGAAGGATAA
- a CDS encoding Glu/Leu/Phe/Val family dehydrogenase, whose translation MNDLKLTDSSTVDGAVFSASAFKDHEQVVFCNDRETGLKAIIGIHDTTLGPALGGTRMWNYNHESEAIRDVLRLSRGMTFKASISGLNLGGGKAVIIGDSRKDKTDALMQKFGEYVNSLSGRYITAEDVGINTHDMEMVKSKTDHVTGIPVEMGGSGDPSPVTAYGVFMGMKAAAEYKFGSSDLGGKRVMVQGIGHVGETLVKHLTEAGATVLINDIHRDRMEEVANQYGAQIHEGDVFAAEYDIYAPCALGATLNPESIQKLSAQVIAGAANNQLADEWRDGETLKQKGILYAPDFLINAGGLINVYSEIVKYDRAEALRRTENIYHTTLQIFRTAELENITPHQAALKIAQERIEQAKAQRN comes from the coding sequence ATGAACGATCTTAAACTTACTGACTCATCCACGGTAGACGGCGCAGTTTTCTCTGCAAGCGCCTTCAAGGACCACGAACAGGTGGTTTTTTGTAATGACCGTGAGACTGGCTTAAAGGCCATTATTGGTATTCACGACACCACTCTGGGACCGGCATTAGGCGGTACTCGTATGTGGAATTACAATCACGAGTCGGAAGCCATCCGCGATGTTTTACGTCTTTCCCGTGGTATGACCTTTAAGGCTTCCATCAGTGGATTGAACCTGGGAGGAGGTAAAGCAGTAATTATCGGCGACAGCCGAAAAGATAAGACCGATGCTCTTATGCAGAAGTTTGGTGAATATGTAAATTCACTTTCCGGTCGCTATATCACCGCCGAAGATGTGGGTATTAATACGCACGATATGGAAATGGTTAAGAGCAAAACCGACCATGTAACTGGTATTCCAGTAGAAATGGGTGGTTCTGGTGATCCTTCTCCAGTTACGGCTTACGGTGTGTTTATGGGCATGAAAGCTGCCGCTGAATATAAATTCGGTTCCAGCGATTTAGGTGGTAAGCGCGTGATGGTGCAAGGTATTGGCCATGTAGGCGAAACTTTGGTAAAACACTTAACTGAAGCGGGTGCCACAGTATTGATTAACGATATTCATCGCGATCGCATGGAAGAAGTTGCCAATCAATACGGCGCACAAATCCATGAAGGAGATGTGTTCGCAGCTGAATACGATATCTATGCTCCTTGTGCTTTAGGTGCAACTCTAAATCCAGAAAGTATTCAAAAATTAAGTGCTCAGGTAATTGCCGGTGCTGCTAACAACCAGTTGGCTGACGAATGGCGCGATGGCGAAACCTTGAAGCAAAAGGGTATTCTTTACGCTCCTGACTTCTTGATTAATGCCGGTGGATTGATTAATGTATACTCTGAAATCGTAAAATACGATCGCGCAGAGGCCTTACGTCGTACCGAAAACATTTACCATACTACTTTGCAAATCTTCCGTACTGCCGAATTGGAGAACATTACTCCTCACCAGGCTGCATTGAAGATTGCTCAGGAACGAATTGAACAAGCGAAAGCCCAGCGAAATTAA
- a CDS encoding NAD(P)H-hydrate dehydratase: protein MKILSISQTQAADRYTIEHEPIASLDLMERAAQALLVWFLQNIDPARPIVLLCGKGNNGGDGLALARLLRANGYWDLRVFLVDHKGSPDFEANLDRLGKDILQELLQDQLKQEHFPADIVWVDALFGSGLSRVLEGRYAEWIYQINERSGTKVSIDLPSGLMGDAIAQTDLLRVFKADYTLTFQYPKLALVHPYTAALAGQLEVLDIGLHPDYLQSAESSYSWMSLADIQSIIKPRKKHSYKGDYGHAYLLAGSPNTMGAALIAAEACARSGAGLLSLNTAKETFRACNSRLPELMLQERSSHAPNLEAYKAILCGPGLGQDEGVNSLLAELLQNWQGPMVLDADALNLIAKNPSYLEWANENWILTPHPGEFKRLLGLNQLGPDQLDLGIEYCRKHQLNLLLKGSISVFIESDGHCTFYDFGTSALAKGGSGDLLAGLICGLLAQGYTIKDSVSLGLALQGRAAQLAERELGSAHAVLSSDILKQIGKAYASF from the coding sequence ATGAAGATCTTATCCATATCGCAAACACAGGCCGCTGATCGCTATACGATTGAGCATGAGCCTATCGCTTCCCTGGATTTAATGGAAAGAGCCGCGCAGGCCTTGCTAGTCTGGTTTCTCCAAAATATAGATCCAGCACGACCCATTGTTTTGCTTTGCGGTAAAGGAAATAATGGCGGTGATGGATTGGCGCTGGCCCGTTTATTAAGGGCCAATGGCTATTGGGATCTAAGGGTATTTCTAGTAGATCATAAGGGTTCCCCTGATTTTGAGGCGAATTTAGATCGACTGGGAAAGGATATACTTCAAGAGCTACTCCAAGATCAATTAAAACAAGAGCATTTCCCAGCCGATATTGTTTGGGTAGATGCTCTTTTTGGATCCGGACTTAGTCGAGTTTTAGAAGGTCGCTATGCCGAGTGGATCTACCAAATAAATGAACGTAGTGGCACTAAAGTGTCTATCGACTTGCCCAGTGGCTTAATGGGGGATGCGATTGCCCAAACAGATTTATTGCGGGTTTTTAAGGCGGATTACACGCTTACTTTCCAATATCCCAAATTGGCATTGGTGCATCCCTATACTGCGGCTTTGGCCGGACAGCTCGAAGTCTTGGATATCGGCTTGCATCCCGATTACCTTCAATCCGCTGAAAGTTCCTATTCCTGGATGAGCCTTGCTGATATTCAGTCTATTATCAAGCCCCGAAAAAAGCATTCGTATAAAGGCGATTACGGTCATGCCTATTTATTGGCGGGTAGTCCCAATACAATGGGCGCTGCTTTAATTGCGGCGGAAGCTTGCGCGCGCAGCGGGGCAGGCTTATTAAGTTTAAATACCGCCAAAGAAACTTTTAGGGCTTGCAACAGCCGTTTGCCGGAATTGATGCTTCAAGAACGTAGTTCTCACGCTCCAAATTTAGAGGCCTACAAAGCCATTCTTTGCGGCCCAGGTTTAGGTCAGGATGAAGGGGTGAATAGCCTCTTGGCTGAACTTTTGCAAAACTGGCAGGGCCCCATGGTTTTGGATGCGGATGCCTTAAACCTGATTGCTAAAAATCCATCCTATTTGGAATGGGCTAATGAAAATTGGATTCTGACACCGCATCCTGGCGAGTTTAAACGCTTATTAGGCTTGAATCAGCTTGGTCCAGATCAATTGGATCTAGGGATTGAATACTGTCGCAAACATCAACTTAATCTGCTATTAAAGGGAAGTATCTCGGTTTTTATAGAATCTGATGGTCATTGTACATTTTATGATTTTGGCACATCAGCTTTAGCTAAAGGAGGAAGCGGAGATCTATTGGCCGGCCTGATTTGCGGCTTATTGGCACAGGGCTATACTATCAAAGACTCAGTAAGTTTAGGCCTGGCCTTGCAAGGCAGAGCAGCGCAATTAGCCGAAAGGGAATTGGGCTCAGCTCATGCGGTACTGAGCTCAGATATCTTAAAACAAATAGGAAAGGCTTACGCTAGTTTTTAG
- the nusB gene encoding transcription antitermination factor NusB, translated as MLTRRHLRIKVFQALYAYAYDPQRGLIKAEKQLRQSIDEIYRLYLYDLAALVLIHRFAKERIEVNRQKRLPSQEDLNPNLRFVENRFLSWLERNPRFKQEVEDLHIKFGDEKELIRKIFREFLEDERYQLYMEADHNDLKEDRKLVKYLYGTYLAENEDLHEVYEERNMFWSDDLDAAQAMVVKTITSFDSKREQESALIPLIKNQEDLDFALKLFRISVNEGDKFESKILAKAEHWEGDRLAAIDQVLMKMALAELVTFNQIPVKVTLNEYIELAKQYSTRRSGQFVNGILDKLQQEMTDAGEIRKIGRGLL; from the coding sequence ATGCTCACACGACGCCACCTGCGAATTAAGGTTTTCCAGGCGCTATATGCCTATGCTTACGATCCTCAAAGGGGATTGATTAAAGCAGAAAAGCAATTGCGTCAGTCTATTGACGAGATTTATCGATTGTATCTCTATGATTTGGCTGCTTTGGTTTTAATCCATCGCTTTGCCAAGGAGCGCATTGAGGTTAATCGTCAAAAACGATTACCCAGTCAGGAAGACCTCAATCCGAATTTGCGCTTTGTTGAAAACCGCTTTTTAAGTTGGTTAGAACGCAATCCACGTTTTAAGCAGGAGGTAGAAGATCTGCATATTAAGTTCGGCGACGAAAAGGAATTGATTCGTAAGATTTTCCGCGAATTTCTGGAAGATGAGCGCTACCAGCTCTATATGGAGGCAGATCACAATGATCTAAAGGAAGACCGTAAATTGGTGAAATACCTCTACGGCACTTACCTGGCAGAGAATGAAGATTTGCATGAAGTGTATGAGGAGCGCAATATGTTTTGGTCTGATGATTTAGATGCAGCCCAAGCCATGGTGGTGAAAACCATTACCAGCTTCGACTCTAAACGCGAACAAGAATCAGCTTTGATTCCTTTGATAAAGAATCAAGAGGATTTAGACTTTGCCCTTAAGCTTTTCCGCATTAGCGTGAATGAAGGGGATAAATTCGAATCCAAGATTTTAGCCAAAGCCGAACATTGGGAAGGAGACCGTCTTGCAGCTATTGATCAGGTTCTCATGAAAATGGCTTTAGCTGAATTGGTAACCTTCAATCAGATTCCCGTTAAGGTAACCCTGAATGAGTACATCGAATTGGCTAAGCAATATAGCACTCGCAGAAGCGGTCAATTCGTCAATGGAATTTTAGATAAGCTTCAACAGGAAATGACAGATGCAGGAGAAATTCGCAAAATTGGCAGAGGTCTCTTGTAG
- a CDS encoding L-threonylcarbamoyladenylate synthase, with amino-acid sequence MAEIVRIYPENPNPREIARVVEVLDRGGVIVYPTDTVYSFGCDISKPKAIERVARLKGLKPEKAEFALVFPDLSILSSYTKSVDTPTYKILNRCLPGPYTFILKAGSSIPKIFQKKKKTVGIRIPDNSIPREIVKELGRPIIASSVHDEDEIIDYTTDPELIAEKFDKQVDLVVDGGMGDLFASTVVDLTEGYPEIIREGKGSLDLL; translated from the coding sequence ATGGCTGAGATCGTTCGGATCTATCCAGAAAACCCTAACCCCCGCGAAATAGCCCGTGTAGTCGAGGTATTAGATCGCGGGGGTGTTATTGTTTATCCTACCGATACTGTTTACTCTTTCGGTTGCGATATCAGTAAGCCGAAGGCCATAGAAAGGGTAGCGCGTTTAAAAGGCTTAAAGCCTGAAAAAGCAGAGTTCGCCCTGGTTTTCCCCGATCTCAGCATTTTAAGTTCCTATACCAAATCGGTAGACACTCCTACCTATAAAATCCTTAATCGCTGCTTGCCCGGCCCCTATACCTTTATTCTTAAGGCCGGAAGTTCCATCCCGAAGATTTTCCAAAAGAAAAAGAAAACGGTAGGAATTCGGATTCCTGATAATAGCATTCCCAGGGAAATAGTAAAGGAATTAGGTCGCCCGATTATCGCGTCTTCCGTTCACGATGAAGATGAAATAATCGACTATACTACTGATCCTGAATTAATCGCGGAGAAATTCGATAAGCAGGTAGATTTGGTGGTAGATGGCGGCATGGGCGATCTCTTCGCCTCTACTGTAGTTGACCTCACAGAAGGATATCCGGAAATAATTCGCGAAGGCAAAGGTTCCCTCGACTTGCTGTAA
- the yajC gene encoding preprotein translocase subunit YajC: MMNYIFLQEAAPGMMNNQLIMFALVILVMYVFFFRPQMKRQKEERKFQQEGLQKGMRVVTTSGIHGKILEVQDNILIIESENSRLKIDRAAVSKEQSASYLPDEKKDKKAKKEEKEDEK, translated from the coding sequence ATGATGAATTATATTTTTTTACAAGAAGCAGCTCCCGGAATGATGAACAATCAGTTGATTATGTTCGCTCTGGTGATTCTGGTGATGTACGTTTTCTTTTTCCGTCCTCAGATGAAACGTCAGAAAGAGGAGCGTAAATTTCAGCAAGAAGGCCTTCAGAAGGGAATGCGCGTAGTAACAACTTCCGGCATTCATGGTAAAATTCTTGAGGTTCAGGATAATATCCTGATCATTGAGAGTGAAAACAGCCGTTTGAAGATTGATCGTGCTGCTGTAAGTAAAGAGCAAAGTGCTTCTTATTTACCTGATGAAAAGAAGGATAAGAAAGCCAAGAAAGAAGAAAAAGAAGACGAAAAATAA
- the coaE gene encoding dephospho-CoA kinase (Dephospho-CoA kinase (CoaE) performs the final step in coenzyme A biosynthesis.), translated as MIVGLTGGIGSGKTTVAQIFQQLKVPVFVADEESKRLLDTDADLQAQLVEWLGPELIKEGRVDRAYMASRIFKDEDLLKKVNALIHPAVGRAFQTWYQKQEAPYIIREAAILFESGTHKDCAKIIVVSAPEELRLQRVIKRSGESPEQVKARMAKQWPQEKKEALADYIIHNDHQEMLIPQVLQIHEDLIHIANTGR; from the coding sequence ATGATTGTTGGTCTGACCGGTGGTATTGGTAGTGGGAAAACTACGGTGGCCCAGATTTTCCAGCAATTGAAAGTGCCGGTATTTGTGGCGGATGAAGAATCGAAAAGGCTCCTGGATACCGATGCAGACTTACAAGCACAATTAGTAGAATGGCTGGGGCCCGAACTTATTAAGGAGGGAAGGGTAGATCGTGCTTATATGGCATCGCGTATCTTTAAGGATGAAGATTTATTAAAGAAGGTAAATGCCCTTATTCATCCGGCGGTTGGCAGAGCTTTTCAAACTTGGTATCAAAAGCAAGAGGCGCCCTATATTATTCGCGAGGCAGCTATTTTGTTTGAGAGTGGTACCCATAAAGATTGCGCGAAGATCATTGTAGTTTCTGCTCCGGAGGAATTGCGCTTGCAAAGGGTGATTAAACGATCAGGCGAAAGCCCAGAGCAAGTAAAGGCACGCATGGCTAAGCAATGGCCGCAGGAGAAGAAAGAAGCCTTGGCCGACTATATTATTCATAATGATCATCAGGAAATGTTGATTCCTCAAGTTTTGCAAATTCATGAAGATCTTATCCATATCGCAAACACAGGCCGCTGA
- a CDS encoding DUF1573 domain-containing protein: MTRRLLFSGMIGLAMISSSCDNAASKIRNGADDSASSPANSSNSVNAANQNSNQEISVNVDPNAKLPEFKFEKENHDFGTIEEGTLAKYDFEFTNTGEAPLIISNASGSCGCTVPQWPREPIAPGETGIIHVEFNSNGRPGNQAKTVTLNANTVPNKKILRINAMVNPKPKQAEEQQG, encoded by the coding sequence ATGACCAGAAGACTCCTATTTTCCGGTATGATCGGATTAGCTATGATTAGCAGCTCTTGTGATAATGCCGCCAGCAAGATTCGCAATGGTGCTGACGACAGTGCAAGTAGCCCTGCCAATAGCAGCAATTCTGTAAATGCCGCAAATCAGAACTCTAATCAGGAAATCAGCGTTAATGTTGATCCCAATGCTAAGCTTCCTGAATTCAAATTTGAAAAGGAGAACCACGACTTCGGAACTATCGAAGAAGGTACTTTGGCGAAATACGATTTCGAATTTACCAATACCGGTGAGGCTCCTTTAATTATCTCAAATGCCAGTGGAAGCTGCGGATGTACCGTTCCACAATGGCCTCGTGAGCCAATCGCTCCAGGTGAAACCGGAATTATTCACGTTGAATTCAATTCTAACGGTCGTCCTGGAAACCAGGCTAAAACCGTTACGCTTAACGCGAACACCGTTCCTAACAAAAAGATTCTTCGCATCAATGCTATGGTAAATCCTAAGCCTAAGCAAGCGGAAGAGCAACAAGGATAA
- the fsa gene encoding fructose-6-phosphate aldolase: MKFFIDTANLEQIKEAQELGVLDGVTTNPSLMAKEGITGAENITAHYKAICDIVDGDVSAEVISTDFEGMVREGEALAALHPQIVVKIPMIRDGVKALKYFSDQGIKTNCTLVFSAGQALLAAKAGATYVSPFIGRLDDISTDGLQLIEEIRLIYDNYDFETEILAASVRHTMHVLECAKIGADVITGPLSSITGLLNHPLTDIGLEKFLADYRKGNG; this comes from the coding sequence ATGAAGTTTTTCATCGACACTGCAAACCTGGAGCAAATTAAAGAAGCACAGGAACTGGGCGTTTTAGACGGGGTTACTACTAACCCATCCCTTATGGCCAAGGAAGGTATCACTGGAGCAGAGAATATCACTGCTCACTACAAAGCAATTTGCGATATCGTAGATGGCGATGTTAGTGCCGAGGTAATTAGCACCGACTTCGAAGGTATGGTACGTGAAGGCGAAGCTTTGGCAGCCCTTCATCCACAAATCGTGGTGAAAATCCCTATGATTCGTGATGGCGTTAAAGCGCTTAAATACTTCTCTGATCAAGGAATTAAAACCAATTGCACTTTAGTATTCAGCGCTGGTCAAGCTTTATTAGCGGCCAAAGCAGGTGCTACTTATGTATCTCCATTTATCGGTCGTTTAGATGATATCTCTACCGATGGATTACAATTGATCGAAGAAATTCGCTTGATTTATGATAACTACGATTTCGAAACTGAAATCTTAGCCGCCTCTGTACGTCATACCATGCACGTATTAGAATGCGCGAAAATTGGCGCTGATGTGATCACCGGACCATTGTCTAGCATCACTGGATTATTAAATCACCCTTTAACCGATATTGGCTTAGAGAAATTCTTAGCTGATTACCGTAAAGGAAACGGATAA
- a CDS encoding YbbR-like domain-containing protein yields MKQQSENKGFKLRIPPWLLDGNTRIRLLFIGLSLILWFLIKLSKTGYVSTIDFAIDYSDLPKGMVFTEKPPKSLKIKVQGSGYNLIKYAWFNYRDLDVDLQNLESNRKGQNYWTSGSSRNYLEAQLSDETTRILEIHPDTVFFKISQLLTKAVPIKVRYKALFDTNAYVLYGAPRLAQDSVWVEAPANVLNQLEYIETEQVSIAEAQDSLDFELKLIAPNYPHLHLNQESVELQLYFSALTEGKVQIPITAIHLPDTVQMELFPSQVELTFRCALRDYKDIRPEEFEVYADFEEIVRNPETRFLSLSTENPPSQIRALQLQPKRVEYLISKP; encoded by the coding sequence GTGAAACAACAAAGCGAAAACAAAGGCTTTAAGCTGCGCATTCCACCCTGGCTCTTAGATGGGAATACCAGGATACGTTTGCTTTTCATCGGCCTCTCTCTAATCCTCTGGTTTTTGATTAAGCTTTCGAAAACCGGCTATGTAAGCACCATCGATTTTGCCATCGATTACAGTGACTTACCCAAGGGAATGGTCTTTACTGAAAAACCACCAAAATCTCTGAAAATCAAAGTACAGGGTAGTGGTTATAATCTGATTAAGTACGCCTGGTTTAATTATCGGGATTTAGATGTGGATTTGCAGAATTTGGAGAGCAATCGCAAAGGTCAAAACTATTGGACCAGTGGCTCTTCACGTAATTATCTGGAAGCTCAATTGAGTGATGAAACTACTCGTATTCTGGAGATTCATCCCGATACGGTCTTTTTCAAAATCAGTCAATTACTAACAAAGGCGGTACCCATTAAGGTGCGTTATAAGGCCCTCTTTGATACCAATGCTTATGTCTTGTATGGCGCACCTAGATTAGCGCAGGATTCCGTTTGGGTGGAAGCACCGGCCAATGTTTTAAATCAATTGGAATATATCGAAACGGAGCAAGTGAGTATTGCTGAAGCTCAGGACAGTCTTGATTTTGAATTGAAATTAATAGCGCCAAATTATCCCCATCTGCATTTAAATCAAGAGTCGGTAGAGCTGCAATTGTATTTCTCCGCTTTAACGGAAGGTAAGGTGCAAATTCCTATTACGGCTATTCATTTGCCGGATACCGTGCAAATGGAGCTGTTCCCTTCGCAGGTAGAGCTAACCTTTCGCTGCGCTTTGAGGGACTATAAAGACATAAGACCAGAGGAATTTGAAGTCTATGCAGATTTTGAGGAAATAGTACGAAATCCCGAAACCCGATTTTTATCCTTGAGCACGGAGAATCCTCCCTCTCAAATCCGAGCCCTACAATTGCAGCCTAAGCGCGTAGAATACTTAATTAGCAAGCCATGA
- a CDS encoding ATP-binding protein, with translation MKALSILFFSTLSFSLLSSGSTFYQQASLIELRQECDSLKCPERYTYAYRLLAEDLQLPLKDRFKYLEISEKISLELTDFHEILSIYAQAGRMYRDQGQFAASMEAFSKGIHYLGYKNNTDWLHNEGWFLVGYGNLLFQVKLFEDAQDIFRNCALVMEKNRDDYGEAVAYNNIGLCYSQLGRPDSALFYFNKAYELRLGLNDKFLLTHSLLYISQMYRELGNGARADSALEKAAFYNDLSTEFEFIGDIHCQWAEIAFDHDDLISASYHLSKAKEMSSPFKDFNWLNLKIRLFTELRLEDSLLVYIDSAISTAQKFGNLDRELSLLYQKENLYRKKGQIKKADSILVRIAALSQKLLIIKDTVQKDLMEVQGEFIVNRSRLQNLEASNKEKERIIASQNTTIILVTIMALILLSAFILYYRINNRVRKLSKNLRIINERSRLAAEQMTSGIIALDANGDLIFSNQAARDHFRYFGNFDLEESKNFLSQINQEAMLEDWQLRIQEVQQKKSFQNMSSRLKDERKFYHLVSLREMISEGQMVGTVAVITDVTNSQERSLELSRKTQALEIANSAKEKMLSLLAHDLKEGVVSSLELAKLSLDGDPKEHNSNLQLIYESLARTKTLLFKTLDWVKHQSNGLELQRNKFFIARLVNDVIKEKEDIIKQKSVECLNQVDQDLQAVADPNALRVILRNLIGNAIKFVEPKVGRVQIQSRRINSAKIEIAIVDNGRGMTPVQIANLLGGEKLNSTKGTIGEEGTGMGLHFCQDLLFKMGSTLQVESSLNLGTVFYFSLDCPQGAAKQ, from the coding sequence TTGAAGGCTCTTAGCATTCTCTTTTTTAGTACCCTTTCCTTTTCTCTACTGAGTTCCGGTTCTACTTTCTATCAGCAAGCTAGCTTGATTGAATTGCGCCAGGAATGCGATAGTCTCAAATGTCCCGAACGCTATACTTATGCCTATCGACTTTTAGCCGAGGACCTTCAACTCCCATTAAAAGACCGCTTTAAATACTTGGAGATCTCAGAGAAAATCTCTTTGGAATTAACAGATTTCCATGAGATTCTCTCCATCTACGCCCAAGCCGGACGTATGTATCGAGATCAAGGTCAATTTGCGGCATCCATGGAAGCCTTTAGCAAAGGCATCCACTACTTAGGCTATAAGAACAATACGGATTGGCTCCACAATGAAGGGTGGTTTTTAGTAGGCTATGGGAATTTACTTTTTCAAGTAAAGCTCTTTGAAGATGCTCAGGACATCTTTCGAAACTGCGCTCTCGTGATGGAGAAAAATCGCGATGACTACGGAGAAGCAGTGGCTTATAATAATATTGGACTCTGTTATTCTCAGCTCGGAAGGCCCGACTCTGCCCTATTCTATTTCAATAAAGCCTACGAATTGCGCTTAGGTCTCAATGATAAATTCCTCCTTACGCACTCTCTTCTGTATATCTCTCAGATGTATCGCGAATTAGGAAATGGCGCTCGCGCAGACTCCGCGCTGGAAAAAGCCGCTTTTTACAATGACTTGTCCACAGAGTTTGAATTTATTGGCGACATCCATTGTCAATGGGCAGAAATCGCATTTGACCATGACGATCTTATCAGTGCATCCTATCATTTAAGTAAAGCCAAAGAAATGAGCAGTCCTTTCAAGGACTTCAACTGGCTAAATCTTAAAATAAGGCTCTTTACCGAATTGCGCCTGGAAGACAGTCTGCTCGTTTATATAGATTCTGCCATATCTACTGCACAAAAATTTGGTAATCTAGATCGCGAACTCAGCCTACTTTATCAAAAAGAAAACCTCTATCGTAAAAAAGGCCAAATCAAAAAAGCCGACAGCATTTTAGTACGCATTGCGGCCTTAAGTCAAAAGCTCCTCATTATAAAGGATACGGTTCAAAAGGATTTGATGGAAGTTCAAGGGGAATTTATCGTCAATCGAAGCCGACTTCAAAACCTAGAAGCCTCCAACAAGGAGAAGGAGCGGATAATTGCTTCGCAGAACACCACCATCATTCTGGTTACCATAATGGCCTTAATCCTGCTAAGTGCCTTTATCCTCTATTACCGTATCAATAATCGGGTACGAAAGCTGAGTAAAAACCTTCGAATTATTAATGAGCGTTCGCGACTAGCTGCCGAACAAATGACTTCCGGCATTATTGCTTTGGACGCTAATGGAGATTTGATTTTCAGCAATCAAGCGGCTCGAGATCACTTTCGATATTTCGGGAATTTCGATTTGGAAGAAAGTAAAAATTTCCTCTCCCAAATCAATCAGGAGGCCATGCTGGAGGATTGGCAATTGCGAATACAGGAAGTTCAGCAAAAGAAGAGTTTCCAAAATATGAGCTCTCGTTTAAAAGACGAGCGCAAGTTTTACCATTTAGTCTCCCTGCGAGAAATGATCAGCGAAGGTCAAATGGTAGGCACGGTAGCGGTGATTACCGATGTAACCAATAGTCAGGAACGAAGCCTTGAACTCAGTCGGAAAACACAGGCATTGGAAATTGCTAATTCGGCCAAAGAAAAAATGCTCTCCTTACTTGCCCATGACCTTAAAGAAGGGGTAGTAAGCAGTTTAGAGTTAGCCAAGCTTTCGCTGGATGGAGATCCAAAAGAACATAATAGCAATTTGCAGTTGATTTATGAAAGCTTAGCTCGCACCAAAACTTTACTCTTTAAAACCTTAGACTGGGTTAAGCATCAAAGTAATGGCCTGGAACTGCAACGAAACAAATTTTTCATCGCTCGATTAGTAAATGATGTCATCAAGGAAAAGGAGGATATCATAAAACAGAAATCGGTAGAATGTCTCAATCAGGTGGATCAGGATTTGCAAGCCGTAGCCGATCCTAATGCCTTGCGGGTAATTCTGCGAAACTTGATTGGCAATGCCATCAAATTTGTAGAACCAAAGGTTGGTAGAGTGCAAATTCAAAGCCGTAGAATTAATTCAGCGAAAATTGAAATTGCGATTGTAGACAATGGCCGGGGAATGACACCGGTTCAGATTGCCAATTTACTGGGCGGTGAAAAACTAAATAGCACCAAAGGAACCATTGGCGAAGAGGGCACCGGTATGGGTTTACACTTCTGTCAGGATCTACTTTTTAAAATGGGCAGTACCTTACAGGTAGAGAGTAGCTTAAATTTAGGAACGGTCTTTTACTTTAGTCTGGATTGTCCGCAAGGAGCTGCTAAACAATAG